ATAATGACGTACTATCAGATGGTCTCCAGTCTTCTTTCTTTCACATTTCTCTTGACTTTATTTTCTTGAATCTCCACCATAAATTATCAGATCAATTTCTATTGATATGCAATATTAACGAATTTTAATTTCTAACCCAAGAAAAAGGTAAATCAAGGAATAATTTATAAACTTCGGCTTAATTAAATTGACTGGAACACGATGCACCTACatcaaaatttgaattccaatttttcgtaatttaaataaatttaatgtTAAATATTGCCTGTATATATTAAgtaaaaaataacaaactagCTACTCAAAATTTTGTCGATTTGCAAAGGTAGTTAACATGCTTGACTAGCACAAATTTCTGGTCCAATTATTTGACTAGGGCATCTTCAAGAACACAAAAAACTTTTAGCCCTAATTTTTCTAATATCTATTTAGTTGGTCCATAGGTTTGGAACACTAAGTAACAATTAACGAAATGAATTTGCTTATCCTATTTTTACGATGCCATTGCCACCTAGGGTTTTCTGTACACTTCCTGCACGCAATCAAACAGAAACATCCTTCtgaacttcttttttttcttcacagcATGCCCCCAAAATCTTCAAACATGTTCAAGGAAGCAACCCCATCGAGAATTATTCTGCAGCTTCTGTTGCGTGTGAAAGAGTTCCTTTTATTAAACTTGATAAACTGAAATATCCAAAGCGGGTTTATTAGGTATACTTTAACCAAAATAAGTATAAAAACCATGATGAAGAAGCGTGTGTTCATAGCTAATTACTTTTTATGGAAAAGATTAGAAACTTTCTATTGTCAAAGACTTATGTTAGTAGGTGTCTCAATACAAAAACCAATGATCAAGGAAGTTCTTCTCTATCTAAATTAGTATATGCACGAGCTAAAAGGCATAAAAAGAGATCAACTATACTGAATTAGTGTACGGCTCAGATACGACCACATTCAGCTTTGCATCGCTTTGATTCAGCTAGACAAAAAACTTTACTCAATGTAAAGTGAGGATATACGGCCAAAAATTGTTGAATAGTACAAGATTCCCACATTGGATAATTGATGACAAACTAGTTTATACAATTAAGGGTTCCACTCATAATGACACAGAGAAGTTTTAGGATAAAACCCAACTTACATGTCATATAATGTATAAATATTGGTGTGATTAGTAGTGGATCAACCAAGCCACTATTTAATTTGCTTTTTGTTGTCAAGAATTACGCTCTCTATACCCTAGCAAAATTCTTGTTGCTGCGTACATTTTAAGCTTACATATATCAAATTCTTATTACCTGTAAACCTACATTTCACGTTTAACAGTCCATTTAAACAAGAGTATAGCAATGATTGTAAAAGCAAAACTAAGATATTAGGCAAGTATAATTGTCAATGCCGCGTTTAGAGGAAGCAGCTTTGGCCACACGGCAATTAAACCTCGCATTCACACTTGAAATCAAAGCTTAATTAGCAATAATAATAAGCCATTAACTACTGATTAATCAGCTTCTAATTCTCAGGCGTGCAAAGCGGGAGAGTAGTAAGAGTGGAGTGCGTCAACACGACAAGTGTGATGAGTGTTTGTTAGAGAATAATATGCATCAAGCTTAATTGCTAAActaccaaaacaaaaagaaaaagtaaaagaaagaaGCAACATGCTACAGATATGCATGTAGCTACAAACATTTCATCTGGACAtttatcacatatatatttatatgtttaatTATCGAATTTGGTCGATTAAGTTACCAATCACATACGTCACTAATATTTCTTTTTAACAGAATCGCAAGTGTATATATACCTCTCTTTCTATCTCTAGGTCGGTCTTAAACAGTCGTGAACGGAGAAAAACCAATTAAATTGACcattgtttatcaattttattAACTGTGTTCGTAGTTTataaattaatcaaaacatagaattcgtaATTACTCTCACTAATAAACGATTTTTCCAAATTACACCTAATCTTGTACATAGTTCTGTAATTTCTCTCTGGCAATATATAGTTCTGTAATTTCTCTCTGGCAATATATAGCAAAGTTGTCTGTTGAGTCTTTAAATTTAGAAACTGTCCTACACTCTCTAGATTCAGAGagtattttgaaaagaaaaaaaaaaaaaactgttgaaGATGCTCTTAACAAAGTATTAATATTGGATGTAGTCTGGAGGCAATTTATCATGATGCCCTCTCAACATGTGCATTAAAGGCGTGAATCCACATGGTGTTGGCCCTTGGCTTCAATGGCTAAACACTTTGTCTGCTTCGTGCATGTTTGTTAATACATACATACTTGGCTCGCCACTATCACCGCCACCACTTCACCACCAGTGAGGCAGGCATGCCTGCCTGCTGTACCTTCGTTGTTCACGCTGGATTTCTAATAATACGCATGCCCCACCCCCTTAATTAAGATATTAAAGAACAATAAAAAGGAAGACCAAAGCATTTAGAACTTAATTTTCCCATATGACCTTTATCGTAGTCACAGAGAAAAAGAATGTTTATGCATTTTGAACAATTTCACTTATTAATTTTGGCATATGACCTTTTCTTCTTAACTTTTAACAATTTCACTTGTTAAcactatcgtttgttaaaaaataaataaaaacaaaaacaaaaacttgattCGACAATCAAATGAAAATATCCCAATCAAATTTACATATGCCTATAAGGATCTTGGGTGCCATCAGAATAGATAAACGTGAACTTTGAGTCATTGTGTAAAATTGCGGTAAACATCTCAAGTGGCACCAGATGTATGGACAAAAGTAACGATTTAGTTACTGTATAAATTTATACACTTGATGGCAAAACAGAACGCTGAATCGACAAGAATAGCCTTACATAAAATCTCTCTCATTTCTGAAATATTTGTTGCACAAAGTTGAGCTTGCTCGATTATTGGTCATAAAATTTGTTTTGGTGTTCTATATGGTTAGAGCTTAACACCCGTGGTAAATACAGAGCAATaacgaaaagaaaataatttataattacgtaacaaaattgaattaattaaaacccAAATCGAATAGAATAGAAAATAGTAATTAAATAACCAATTGGAGACACTAGAACATTGTTTACAAACAatgaacgaattgaattttCTGTACACCATTCAACAactcaaataaaaaagagaaaataaaattaaaattaaaaaacatgcAGCTATGAGCTAGCTAGCTATACGGGGCTTTGTAATTCACGTAAATCCAAATCAATCTCGACCCAACAACCACCGCGGCTTCTTGGCCACCATCGGGCTCTGCACCTCCTGCTCGCCGGAGAGTTGACTCTTCTTGTCAGCGCCGAACCCAGGCCAGAACTCCGGCAACGCCGGCAGGTTCAGGTCAAAGCCGCGTTGACTCTGATGACTCTGACTCTGACTGTGGCTCGAGGCCCCAGCACCGCCGCCTTCGGAAGTAGTGACAGCGCTACCGCCGTCGTAGTGGCAGCGCTTGTGTCCACCCAAGGCCTGGCCGGTGGGGAAGGTCTTGTGGCAGATAGAGCACTCGTGGGTCCTAGCGCTTGTTGCCGGTCCGGCGGAAGCAGCGGCGATTGGATGATCCACCGTGGCAGCGGCGGCGGCGGAAGAGTCGGATTTCCGGTGGCTGGCCTTGTGTCCTCCAAGAGCTTGGTAAG
This genomic interval from Malus domestica chromosome 05, GDT2T_hap1 contains the following:
- the LOC103428118 gene encoding zinc finger protein ZAT10-like — protein: MALEALKSASTTTNTSPPFSSFEEADDRRQANHQIHSKEPWAKRKRSKRPRSEDPPTEEEYLALCLIMLARGTTAAVTTSSSESPAQPPSGELSYKCSVCNKGFSSYQALGGHKASHRKSDSSAAAAATVDHPIAAASAGPATSARTHECSICHKTFPTGQALGGHKRCHYDGGSAVTTSEGGGAGASSHSQSQSHQSQRGFDLNLPALPEFWPGFGADKKSQLSGEQEVQSPMVAKKPRWLLGRD